In the genome of bacterium, one region contains:
- a CDS encoding sigma-54-dependent Fis family transcriptional regulator, translating to MRSKGYDIPVIFITAYGSFDSAVEALRLGAYDYITKPFEPETVIHTIQHALEHKKLAEENIYLKEELQRKSGFEELIGDAECIKKVYALIEKVAQSKVPVLLRGESGTGKELVARAIHKRSGRKDKNFVVINCGALPETLLESEIFGHEKGAFTGADKKKLGIFEVGNEGTIFLDEIGDLSLSVQMKLLRFLQSEEFIRVGGIAPIKVNVRIISATNKNLEKLIEEKKFRDDLYYRINTVSINIPPLRDRKDDIPLLIDHFLKKYSKEDNVPLKKISAEVFRIICEYPWRGNVRELENLIRAVLVLSKGNIIKIEDLPPVIRRIDSHDASSQGNNDISLSSSSSGQKETFSFKQIREKAEKEYLIYILRRAQGNITRASKLAGLSRRHFYDKLQQYGIKPRKL from the coding sequence ATGCGGTCTAAGGGGTACGATATACCCGTAATATTTATCACAGCTTATGGAAGTTTTGATTCCGCAGTAGAGGCTTTAAGACTGGGAGCATACGACTATATAACTAAACCTTTTGAACCCGAAACTGTTATTCATACAATCCAACACGCTCTGGAGCATAAGAAACTCGCAGAAGAAAATATCTATTTAAAAGAAGAACTCCAACGCAAATCCGGATTTGAAGAACTCATAGGCGATGCAGAGTGTATAAAAAAAGTATATGCTCTTATAGAAAAAGTTGCGCAGTCAAAAGTTCCTGTTCTTTTAAGAGGCGAGTCCGGCACGGGGAAAGAATTAGTCGCCCGAGCTATTCATAAAAGAAGCGGACGAAAAGACAAAAATTTTGTGGTTATAAATTGCGGAGCATTACCCGAGACGCTTTTAGAGTCGGAAATATTCGGGCACGAGAAGGGCGCATTTACGGGCGCAGACAAAAAAAAGCTGGGAATTTTTGAAGTTGGAAATGAAGGCACTATATTTTTAGACGAAATAGGTGACCTTTCTCTTTCCGTTCAAATGAAACTTTTACGTTTCCTGCAGTCGGAAGAATTTATACGTGTGGGAGGAATTGCTCCGATAAAAGTTAATGTAAGAATAATATCCGCCACAAATAAAAATTTAGAGAAATTAATAGAAGAAAAAAAATTCCGTGACGATCTCTATTATCGTATAAATACTGTATCCATTAATATTCCGCCCCTAAGAGATAGAAAAGACGATATCCCTTTATTGATAGACCATTTCTTGAAGAAATATAGTAAAGAAGACAATGTCCCGCTCAAAAAAATTTCCGCCGAAGTGTTTCGGATTATTTGCGAATATCCTTGGCGCGGGAATGTAAGAGAATTGGAGAATCTTATAAGAGCTGTTTTGGTGCTTTCTAAAGGAAATATAATAAAAATAGAAGACCTTCCTCCTGTCATAAGGCGTATAGATAGTCATGACGCTTCGTCTCAAGGAAATAATGACATTTCTCTTTCTTCTTCAAGCTCAGGGCAAAAAGAAACATTCTCGTTCAAACAGATAAGAGAAAAAGCTGAGAAAGAATATCTTATCTATATACTAAGACGAGCACAGGGAAATATTACGAGGGCTTCTAAATTAGCAGGACTGTCAAGAAGGCACTTCTATGACAAATTACAACAATATGGAATAAAACCGCGAAAACTATAA